ttctattcactttaaattcaggttcacaacacaaaactgtcatgcacaaagtgagcatgataaACATTGCTTTCTCAAtttaatgctcgtgcaccgatttcctctgtggacaaaactgcttgtgagctctcaaatatacgctgctcgtgtgcaaattttctcatgctctctttaaaatatgcactgctcacgcacaaaatttcttgtgcgctcacagtacactactcgctcagtgagattatatgcagactcacaatttgtgtcttgtgttccctcttcctttcatgctttttgatataatttatatttgtacactatttattaacaataaccaaaatactaaaatagacttacatataaaatttttaatctaatccactataaccttttttgttgtttgttatatgatgaaatatttccaatttcaaacacttaagacactgagaaaagaagttgaatgcaaagaataaattttttaaaaaaacatttattaaacatccaaaaggtgcaccatactaatcaaataaaacaacatttaaacaaaaatataacgaatgcaagcagaaatgtaaccgataaaaataggggaaaacttgatgaggtattatagcctactgaactattcactcctcaaataaatctcactatcaatcccattttatcatgacaactaaaataaattgaacacgtctctgttgtcttccacattgctgatgagattgtggaggacattttccctgtcatgtacagtgttttgaacagttctacagtacagtacttcaattaatcagttgtgctaatactagtttctataacacaagcgtaatataaacaaattacccagtgctgtagtttttttttttttacaacatagggtatactatactacaattcaccacactttactgtagtaaaactacactttgtatttcattttatcagttcactattcttaatactacagtatgctgaagcattcattaacaaattgtaaataatactagcctaaaacataggcaagatatctaacactcaaaaacacaagtatttattatagaatttatcataaccttttagtgtttcgtgttttgctaataaatactgtagcaatatataaaccatatgaacattcttgggataaccaattgaacaggaggatctccggagagcaaaagcacgaaaagaagaggacaCATGaggcacaaattgtgagtctgcatcatctgacggagccagagcagatcattcgcacgtgagcagccgtgttttgagtgcatgcaactgcgaaaaaaaaaattgcggtcgagttgtccacgaacagagaattacatgaatgcgctcttgtaaaactgcgcttacgactgttgtcagtgaaataacgccatatgcacatacgtccatcgcgcgaatgtactgtcttctgctcatctattttgccgctcttccgctgcacgtcagggaccttactgtgaaccgggctgagccaatagcctcggctcagaggctgaaatcattccgcgttcaaagtaaaaaagttccaatagccagagggatattatAATGACTGACTGTTGCTGTTTACACCTCTCACTTAGTTTTCATTACAGATTTGTATTATTGGTTGCACTACCTTATTATTTAAAAGGGTTTATTTCAGTTCTTTTGAGTGGAAGTTCCCCAAACTGGAAGTGCAACCATCATTTCAAATGATGTTATAACATGCGGGAAAAGGTGGATAGGTTTCATttgtacttaaattttttttttaattctgggtATTGAAAATATCATGAATAGACCTTCTGACATTTCCCCTTCTGGGATTTTAATAGGCctgtacgatattggaaaaatctgacttagcaatgtttttttttttcgattcaTATTGCATaactgtcaaccctcctgtttttcccaggattctcccatattttacagttctattccACCTTCATGCCGTAAAGGTATTtccaatctttctatgaagggtggcaataagcATCAAATAGCTGATCCTGCCTGtgcgcaacccataccgccaaaccaccaggggacgcacCTTGCTCTTatatgtgaatctgttctgtgctttcattttattgaggcatgaaaacactttgaaagaaatataaaaatggtGCAATTCTCTCCCTTTACATTGCAGGTGCAGTCatccctcctatgcaatcctcaaaacagtcagttcatgtagtggtgcatgactgtcagctgacgcactccatagtgatacatagacgctgtttcccaaactgaTTCTGTACATGCTAgatgaaagtctgggttttgggtgtgtgttcgaacagacatacacgcatacagttgaagtcagaattattagcccccctttgaattttttttctatttttaaatatttcccaaatgatgtttaacagagcaaggacattttcataggatgtctgataatatttttctttcttttggagaaagtcttatttgttttattttggctagaataaaagcagtttttttttatttttttaaaagccattttaaggtcaaaattattatcccctttaagctatgtattttttcaatagtctacagaacaaaccattgttatacaataacttgcctaattaccctatcctgcctagttaacctaattaacctagttaagcctttaaatgtcactttaagctgtatagaagtgtcttgagaaatatctagtcaaatattatttactgtcatcatagcaaagataaaataaatcagttattagaaatgaactCCGAAAGGAGGATAAGTCAAAACTCCAAGTATGCTAACCCTGAAATGAGGCACCCATTTCAGAATAGGTGGCATGTCAAACCTGAGAAAGGGAGATATGTTAAGCTTTTTTTCTTTCGAGTTTTCCTAATGTCAGGGCGAACATTTTCTGTTTttacttaacctcctttctaaaACAGGCTCCAGGTTAAGTGATTTCACaatgtttgatttaaaatgtcTCTTAACTgaaggtttaaaaaaatgtttgtgattAACTCTGGATAGTTTGCAGTGCACCTAAAATTGAAATTGCAGTATACAGCCAATTACACAacagtttacattttaatatacttttacAAGTCAAAAGTAAATAGTGTTGATGCAGCAAAAGTTTGAGAAGGCGACTTAAAGCAAATACCAACTGGTTTTATCAGTCAACTGATGAATACATTCACAGATATTTCAAGtctgttaaaaaagattttaaaaatcttatattaattttaatttaaggcaatattaattgacaattcaaagtaaattaatttacatttagtcatttagcagacgcttttatccaaagtgacttacaaatgaggacaaggaagcaatttacacaactataagagcaaccgtgaataagtgctgtaggcaaatttcaggtgtgtaaagtctaagaagcaaagcattagtaatgtaattttttttttttgagagagtacagttagtggtatagccagagagggagttgcagattaggaaggaaagtggagactaaatagttgagtttttagttgtttcttgaagacagcaagtgactccgcctttctgatgcagttagggagttcattccaccaactgggtagattgaatgcgagagttcgggaaagtgattttttTCCCTCTTAGGGATAGAACcacaaggcgacgttcattcacagaacgcaagtttctggagggcacattaatctgcagaagtgagagcagataagaaggagcaaagctagaggtcactttgtaagcaaacatcagagctttgaatttgatgcgagcagcaactggcagccagtgcaaatgtgtgagtagcggagtgacatgtgctcttttcggttcatcaaagaccacttgtgctgctgcgttctgaagcagctgaagaggtttgatagagttagctggaataCCCGGCTAgtagagttgcaataatccagtttggagagaacaagagcttgaataATAAGTTGAgcttcagataggaagggtcggacctttctgatgttatagagtgcaaatctgcaagatcgagcagttctagaaatgtggtcagagaggtttagttggtcatcaatcgttactccaaggctttttaccattttggatgcagtaatggttgccccatccatctggattgaaaagttatggtgtagagtcgggttggcagaaacttcaagcatttccgttttcgcgaggttaagctgaagatgatgatctttcatccagtgtgaaatgtctgacaggcaggctgagatgcgagctggaaccaagggatcatcagggtgaaaagagaggtatagctgggtatcatcaacatagcagtggtaggaaaattcatgtttctggatgactgttcctaaagatgttgtgtagatggagaagagaagtggcccaagaacagagccctgaggtaccccagtacCCATTATACTAAATTAATATTaagtataaagtataaataattgCAATTCATTCAATATAAGTACAATATTAGTAACGGATTAACTTTTGACTTCTGCTTAGAAAGAAAGGCTTTAATTTGGAGGGGGAAAAGGACTGGGAGTGGCTTTGTTTGTTGTATCAGATgtataatatcatatattatagATATAAGTTTTCTTACAGCTGATTGGTCCAAGTAAGGTTTACTCTAACCAAGTCCCAGAATAAAATCAGCTCCGGAGCATGTTAGCCGTGTAGTGCAAGTTACCAAGGTGACAAAAAGCCCCTATAAATTTTCAAACCGGTGGGACCAGATTTGTACCCCCTATAGAATCAATGACTCCAGGATGACACAAGACGGTACTCCCACATGTTCTTTTTGCAAAAGCACGTTTATCTATGAAGAAAGTTTTTAAATTGTGCCAGCTGTAATTCTGTGTGGAATTCTTTCTATGaagttaatcatttattttgaagAGATTTTTCAAAATCTCCAACCAAATACAGTTTAATTATAgcaaaaaattaattgttaaagcTTTCTATAATCTAACTGCAGTATACATTTTAACACCATGCCAGCTTCTAGGCTAATTTCATGGTGAGAAGCACAACCATAGACCATCATTTTAGACTCCCGGTCCATATCCACAATAAAAAATGATACACAATACAATCATATTTATACCATATACAATTTATTCCAATGTTTTCCATACCAGGAGCAGTGGAATTAGTACAATATATAGTTTAAGCATCGATAATGTGCGCATCCAGAATAGTCATACCTCAGattctgcaatgttgagtttagaTTATAGCTCACGAGAAGCCACACTTGCATCAATTGTACAGTCAATGCAAAGTTTAAGCATAcatttgatcatttgcatgtgtttctaaggcctgtgactgagcatttcaagaaagtttaaagcagcggtcaccaaacttgttcctggagggccggtgtcctgcagattttagctccaaccctaatcaaagacACCTggacaagctaatcaaggtcttactaggtatacttgaaacatccaggcaggtgtgttgaggcaagctggagctaaaccctgcagggacaccagccctccaggaccgagattggtgacccctggtttaaagcatTCAAACACAATAAATCATGATGTCTGATACTTTAAGAAAGATGTATGTATACTAATATacatttgtatgtgtatatacaataaattagaacacagtgttattttacatctatctatctatctatctatctatctatctatctatctatctatctatctatctatctatctatctatctatctatctatctatctatctatctatctatctatctatctatctatctatctatctataaactgtttttatctatctatctatctatctatctatctatctatctatctatctatctatctatctatctatctatctatctatctatctatctaattattttttttactgtgaagcCCTATTAGGAATCACTTAAccattattttataatgtatattaaattTCCTAAACACAGCATGAACtgcaaatttaaacattttacttttCACTAGTGTGTCCAGTCATATTGTGGtgataaagacaataagtctcttttttttcctggcgttaaaataggatccaaatctctcattttgaggcccaccataatgtgacgtaggagtgtggtttgtaacgacattgtgtgtaactcatcattgcagaaaggcttgaattaactccacaacaaatacagcaAATAATCTTTGgttaagttcttactgtagtatttctcacaaacgttacgtgagatctgcttgcttccttgtctgtcactgtgctgtttatctgacgcagccaggGCGGAGATTgagcacactctgacaggcacatgggaacggtgggcgtaTTGCatatccaatattctgaaaggtataataaataatctgatgcgtgttttgagcggaaattttacagacacattctggagacacaaaatacttatcttAAATGTTGAAAAAAGGGTAAAGCAGGTGCCCTTTAACAGAACTGTTCTGCTTTTAATCACTGCTTATGAATTGAACTCACTCGAGGAGATATTCAGCAAAGTTTCaccatgaatttatttattttttgtcatgtaTAAACGCTAAACTTTAAAAATCAAATTtatatattgattttgttagtggtttttaaattgtatatttcaattatttaatgtttttgccatgaaaaaaGACGTTGTTGCTGacattgcattaaataaaatatatgaagatCTATAACTTCATTAACACATTACTGCATGCAACTTGTTtattcatgtgtgcatatattagtggtgtaacggatcacaaatctcacgattAAAATCACATTGGTTTTTTTTTGgtcacggattggaccattttttcCCATCATCCAAAAAGGGGAGacgacaaatgtaatttgctttccatttatttaaaaaaaaaaactttactgcaagaaacttttgatTTTAACGAAcaaaacttagaacctgtaattatataaaaaaaattaagaaataatcagctgaatattaatgaaaagtaaaatattcagtactgttaCTACTACTTTTGCTGATAAcgctgtataaaagtgtatatttagtataaaatgtgtatttagtctcattttcaataatttAGTTATTCACTCAAatcagtttgaaaaaaaaagtttctgacgttattatttttttttaatctcaggTTGCAGACATAAAGCGGGCCAACAACCTTCTGACAGAGCAAGACTTCTTTGCGCTGCGCTCTCTAAGAATCCCTGTGAGAAAATTCAGCTCCTTCACAGAAACCCACAACACAGCTCCCCACAAGAGCAGCTCACCCAGTGGCACTTGCAGAATCACAGAGACGCCAGTTTCTGGAGCTTCCTTGGACTCTTCGTCCTCTTCCTCATCTGCGGACAGCGTGGAGGGCTTCCTGCAAGAAAAGGACAAAGACATTCAACAACTCGTCAAGTCTTCTGCCCCGACCAGGAACAGCCTGAGTGAGGTGGTATCCTCTCTGGAGCAGCCTCTTTTGGGGGACGCCGAGCGCAGACCAGCCATTAAGAAAGACCCGTACTATGGGGCCGACTGGGGGATGAGATGGTGGACGGCAGTGGCCATCATGTTGGTCGTGGGCATTGTTACGCCAGTTTTTTACCTGTTATACTATGAAGTTTTGATGAAAGCAGATGTTAGCCACCACACTACCATAGACTCTATCAGGCCTGGACCAACACAGCCAGCCATCGCTGAGCCTCTCGTTTTACCACGGGCCAACGCTGCTCCTCACCAAGACTCTCACCTACATCCTGTTATTGAACAGCAGCATCATGTGAAGCTCCAAGAGGAAACATAAAGCTGCATTtgtaaaacaaatatagaaaGATTAAGCAGAATATTTTAAATTGAACTCAAATGGATAAGGGGATCAAGTAATTCCAGTCCTATCGGCATTTTTTCCTGGATGCATTTTGCACAGTTGGATGCTGGTTTTGCTGTGGGTGTCACTCACGAGCCAGTGTTTAGCTCTGTACCTCGATTAAGCTCATAGTTTGCCTCAACGGCAAGCGGATGATATTTTCTGTAAACACATTTGCTGCCATTGTTTGTCAGggaaataaactgtaatttattttAGGAAATGTAGAATCCAGATTCAGTATTTCGACTGACGGTGATAAAGTTGCtggttttaaatgttaaactttaCTTGTGAaagaaaaacaagcaaacacCAAGGAACCATAATGGCTTCCTGGTTTTCTTCATGGTAGAGCACAGGGATGATCTGTGAAATGTGTGCTCTGTTCATTTTAAGTAGGAGAGAGATGTAAACATTTCTATGAAACGTGGAGTGTGGTGATTTgatttttgaaaaaaaacaaaaacaaagtacgTGCCTTCACCCTGTAGACTGTAGAGGCAGGTTGAAAATAAAGAAACTATATTTTAGTATCTGAATCTCTTAATCATTTCTTGTGTTTTGAATAATATTGTGGTTATTTTATatctggtggcgcagtgggtagcgctgtcacttcaagaaggttgctggttcgcgccccggctgcgtcagttggcatttctgtgaggagtttgcatgttctccacaagTTCGCaggggtttcctccatgtgctctggtttcccccccatgtccaaacacatgcgctataggtgaatttaagctaaaattgtccagtGTATGTGTTGGTTATCCAGGTTGGGGGTTAAGGGTTGGGAGACTCGGATTCCAGGAGAAAGTTCAATTTACTCAGCAGAAGCTTACGCAATAAATATGGCATTAGATCGAATGGAAAGGACAAAgcatcgtaactttttaatttgcacagattCCAAATCCTGTCTTCAAGCTCTTGAAACTTCTAAGGATGATCACCCCATAATGTccatgattttaaagaaaatgacagCACTAGAAAACCAGAAGATCAACATTATCTTCTGTTGGATTCCAGGTCATATGGGACTTCGTGGAAATGAACTGGCAGATGAAGCTGCAAAAAAGGATATCTCCTTTAATGTGaccgaatgtttaattcctcctgatgatttgaaacccaccatcaatttatacataaacgaaacatggcaaagagaatgggacaactgcatcaacaacaaattatatgaaattaacctgaaaataagtgaaagacatttagcaaattataatttcgaaaccaggcatgatcagacggtctataccagatgtcgaattggacattctaggttgacacattcatatttattaaataatgaagaatcacctaaatgtaataactgccagactgctctcaccatcaaacatattttgttggaatgtagaagtttaaattccgttAGACaggatttttataaggagagtactttgatggacatttttaaaaacgtaccaccaggaagagttttacattttttatcaaaaatagaactgaaaaactatatttaactttgaatacattttttgtaaattttatctatttatattttatatatttgtctaagtaatttatttatttattattttttttatataatacgaatttgtttttatcatgtaatagtttaatgtatatacatttggccatgaaatagccataaatTGCTGAtctggcaataaatatgtaataaataaaagggTTGGGAGAATGACCAACCTCATAAAAATTTGATGTTATCAAACACCAACATGACAATaacaactttgatataaatggccctgggagttaGTATACTTTATATCCACTTTGAAGTCATAAAGTGTATCActtgatttaattgtttttatattgttcatGCATAGTCTTTAATTATCTTGTATGATAGGCTTTGGTAATCAGTGCTAGTTTTTTTTCCTAGTACGTGGCTTCATCCATGTTGTCATCACTTCCTCCCCCAAAGTCATCACCGTCTTCAAAGTAGCTTGCTATGTAGTCATTTTCCTGTGGAAAAACAAAACCGATTCAGTTGAACTGCAA
This Danio aesculapii chromosome 5, fDanAes4.1, whole genome shotgun sequence DNA region includes the following protein-coding sequences:
- the lysmd3 gene encoding lysM and putative peptidoglycan-binding domain-containing protein 3 yields the protein MTGRSQHNGFQFATAVQPATGAYMSVFGSNSETEYSEEDGEAFELRSRGRERHHRSTSRDRKDDIVYLIREIKEGDTLISISLQYFCTVADIKRANNLLTEQDFFALRSLRIPVRKFSSFTETHNTAPHKSSSPSGTCRITETPVSGASLDSSSSSSSADSVEGFLQEKDKDIQQLVKSSAPTRNSLSEVVSSLEQPLLGDAERRPAIKKDPYYGADWGMRWWTAVAIMLVVGIVTPVFYLLYYEVLMKADVSHHTTIDSIRPGPTQPAIAEPLVLPRANAAPHQDSHLHPVIEQQHHVKLQEET